In Bacteroidota bacterium, the following proteins share a genomic window:
- a CDS encoding histidine phosphatase family protein, producing MKQLVLIRHGTAVKGGSFGDICRPLKKTGVAEIIRTSAQLHNQKVSFSHIYSSPAARCYDTALVLATEFNMDFSRIHFLPELYMCDSKTLLQVVGKFDNKQQRMCLVGHNPCLDEVIASLQFKEMYSMQKGDAMVLQSKAATWSKFFDTAELRHYLPLV from the coding sequence ATGAAGCAGCTAGTGTTAATAAGGCATGGAACAGCAGTAAAGGGTGGGAGCTTTGGCGATATTTGCAGGCCCCTTAAGAAAACTGGTGTTGCTGAAATTATAAGAACAAGTGCCCAGTTACATAATCAGAAGGTTTCCTTTAGTCATATTTACTCAAGCCCTGCAGCAAGATGTTACGATACCGCCTTGGTTTTAGCAACTGAGTTTAATATGGATTTTAGCCGCATCCACTTTCTTCCAGAGTTGTACATGTGCGACTCAAAAACACTACTGCAAGTTGTAGGTAAGTTTGATAATAAGCAGCAAAGGATGTGTTTGGTAGGTCATAATCCTTGCCTGGATGAGGTGATAGCCTCCCTGCAATTTAAGGAAATGTATAGCATGCAAAAGGGCGATGCCATGGTGTTGCAATCAAAAGCAGCAACGTGGAGCAAGTTTTTTGATACAGCTGAGTTGAGACATTATTTACCCTTGGTATGA
- the nusA gene encoding transcription termination/antitermination protein NusA: MDHKILIESFAEFKEFKNIDRATMMNILKEVFSAMIRKKYNSDENFDIIVNPDKGDLEIYWNREVVDDEFAEDSFDYDENKHISLIEAKKVDDDFELGDTVTTEVTLDSFGRRSVLNARQNLKSRILDLEKETIYQKYKDRVGDIIIGEVYQIWKKEILLKDDEGNELILPKGEQIPTDFYKKGDNVRAVILRVEMTSGTPKIILSRTAPEFLERLFELEVPEVGDGLITIKKIVREPGERAKVAVESYDDRIDPVGACVGMKGSRIHGIVRELRNENIDVINFTNNINLLISRALSPAKISEIKLDENSKRASVFMKPDQVSLAIGKGGHNIRLAGKLTGYEIDVYREGEDESEDVDLDEFTDEIDQWILEEFKKIGCDTAKNVLSLSFDDLVKRTDLEEETIREVVKILRSEFE; this comes from the coding sequence ATGGACCACAAGATTTTAATTGAATCGTTTGCCGAGTTTAAAGAGTTTAAAAACATTGATCGTGCTACCATGATGAACATTTTGAAAGAAGTGTTTTCAGCCATGATACGCAAGAAATATAACTCAGACGAAAATTTTGACATCATTGTAAACCCCGATAAAGGTGACCTTGAGATATATTGGAATCGCGAAGTAGTAGATGATGAATTTGCCGAAGACAGTTTTGACTATGATGAAAATAAACACATCAGTCTGATAGAGGCCAAAAAAGTGGACGATGACTTTGAACTTGGCGATACAGTAACTACAGAGGTAACACTCGACTCGTTTGGGCGCAGGTCAGTGCTTAATGCACGCCAAAATCTTAAAAGCCGAATTCTGGATCTTGAAAAGGAAACCATCTACCAAAAGTACAAAGACCGAGTGGGCGATATTATTATTGGAGAAGTATATCAGATTTGGAAAAAAGAAATTTTGCTTAAAGATGATGAAGGCAATGAATTAATACTTCCAAAAGGAGAACAAATACCAACCGATTTTTATAAAAAAGGAGACAATGTACGAGCAGTTATTTTACGCGTTGAAATGACAAGTGGCACACCAAAAATTATTTTAAGTCGCACCGCTCCTGAATTTCTTGAGCGTTTGTTCGAGTTAGAAGTTCCCGAAGTAGGCGATGGATTAATTACCATAAAGAAAATTGTACGTGAACCGGGAGAGCGCGCCAAAGTTGCTGTTGAATCCTATGACGACCGCATTGATCCGGTAGGAGCCTGTGTTGGTATGAAAGGATCACGCATACATGGAATAGTGCGTGAGTTGCGAAATGAAAACATTGATGTAATCAATTTTACCAACAACATTAATCTACTTATATCTCGAGCCCTAAGCCCGGCAAAAATTTCAGAAATTAAACTTGACGAAAATTCGAAACGGGCTTCGGTATTTATGAAACCCGATCAGGTAAGCCTTGCTATAGGCAAAGGCGGCCATAACATACGCCTGGCAGGAAAACTTACCGGTTACGAAATTGATGTGTATCGCGAAGGCGAAGACGAATCCGAAGATGTAGATTTAGATGAATTTACAGATGAAATAGATCAATGGATACTTGAAGAATTTAAAAAGATTGGTTGCGATACCGCAAAAAATGTACTGTCATTGTCCTTTGATGATTTAGTAAAGCGCACTGATTTGGAAGAAGAAACTATCCGCGAGGTAGTAAAAATATTAAGATCTGAATTTGAATAA
- a CDS encoding exopolyphosphatase — translation MKFAAIDIGSNAARLLFCNVFEREKEIVFKKEELFRVPIRLGEDVFSKGYISDEKKERLIKIVHAFSLLIDVGQVISYRACATAAMREAANGQQILEEIKKITGINVEVIDGSTEAQLIYANHIAEELEPNIGYLYIDVGGGSTECTLFYNGKTIFSRSYNIGTIRMLQNKVSKEYFSEFKSQIRELTADYKALVGIGSGGNINKIIKMAKKQNKPLTLAKLHEINDNIKSYSLNDRIEVLGLKPDRADVIEPALKIFITIMEHTGINYLVVPEIGLADGIVHALYETHKSNQQGNLLPA, via the coding sequence ATGAAATTTGCTGCAATTGATATAGGAAGTAACGCTGCAAGGCTGCTGTTTTGCAATGTTTTTGAAAGAGAAAAAGAAATAGTTTTTAAAAAGGAAGAGCTGTTCCGTGTTCCTATAAGGTTGGGCGAAGATGTTTTTTCAAAAGGTTACATATCTGATGAAAAGAAAGAACGCCTGATAAAAATTGTGCATGCTTTTTCTTTGTTAATTGATGTTGGTCAGGTAATTTCATACCGCGCCTGTGCAACAGCTGCCATGCGCGAAGCAGCAAATGGGCAGCAAATTTTAGAGGAGATAAAAAAAATAACAGGGATTAATGTTGAAGTGATAGACGGTAGCACCGAGGCTCAACTTATTTATGCTAATCACATTGCAGAAGAGCTCGAACCCAACATTGGCTATTTATATATTGATGTGGGTGGCGGCAGCACCGAGTGCACCCTATTCTATAATGGTAAAACAATTTTTTCGCGCTCCTATAATATTGGTACCATCCGCATGTTGCAAAACAAGGTAAGCAAAGAATATTTTTCAGAATTCAAAAGTCAGATAAGAGAATTAACAGCGGACTACAAAGCACTAGTAGGCATTGGTAGCGGTGGCAACATCAATAAGATTATAAAGATGGCAAAAAAGCAAAACAAGCCACTTACACTTGCAAAACTTCATGAAATAAATGATAACATAAAAAGTTACAGCCTTAACGATCGCATCGAAGTTTTGGGGCTAAAACCTGACAGGGCAGATGTAATAGAACCTGCATTAAAAATATTTATTACCATAATGGAACATACAGGCATCAATTATCTTGTGGTGCCCGAAATTGGTTTGGCCGATGGCATAGTGCATGCATTGTATGAAACCCATAAATCAAATCAACAAGGTAACTTACTACCAGCGTAA
- a CDS encoding ribosome assembly cofactor RimP, translating to MNVNDISSRVASLLKDDQFLVEVKMSLGKVAVSIDKPAGITIEECSALSRALYDQMEAVGLTLTHELEVGSPGMDTPLKVPAQYLRRINREVRVLDADGKEYRGILKSANNQGFSVEVQRKVKEQNKKITLTEVVNFEYEKIKETKLILNF from the coding sequence ATGAATGTGAACGATATAAGCAGCCGGGTGGCATCATTATTAAAAGATGATCAGTTTTTAGTAGAGGTAAAAATGAGCCTCGGCAAAGTAGCTGTAAGCATAGATAAACCTGCCGGTATTACCATCGAAGAATGCAGCGCCCTAAGCAGGGCATTGTACGATCAAATGGAAGCCGTGGGGCTAACCCTTACGCACGAACTGGAAGTAGGTTCTCCGGGCATGGATACCCCATTAAAGGTACCTGCGCAATACTTGCGAAGAATAAATCGCGAAGTGCGTGTATTAGATGCCGATGGAAAAGAATACCGGGGCATACTCAAAAGCGCTAATAATCAAGGATTCAGTGTTGAAGTACAAAGAAAGGTAAAAGAGCAAAACAAAAAAATTACCTTAACCGAAGTTGTCAATTTTGAATACGAAAAGATAAAAGAAACTAAACTGATATTGAATTTTTAA
- the pyk gene encoding pyruvate kinase produces MIMNKTKIIATIGPASQSPAVLEQLILAGANVLRINASHGKREDQKQIIDDLRKLNDKLKTNVAILFDLQGPKIRIGEIDSAHAELTNGQEVALTTKESIGNNKRIYVKYPSFIKDVKAGDRILIDDGNIELKVLSNNNLDEVKALVVDGGILSSKKGLNLPNTKISLPSLTPKDKEDLEFALDNDVEWIGLSFIRSARDLEALKSVIRYKNKTSKTIAKIEKPEAVADIDQIIAVADGVMVARGDLGVEIPLEEVPLIQKMIVQKCIEAGKPVIIATQMMESMISNQRPTRAEVNDVGNSVIDGADAVMLSAETSVGRDPVNVVQHMLRIIMTVQKNEGIYYHNHAPNRESRTFISDSTTYNACVIAQQCNASAIVTMTHSGYSAQRIAAQRPKANIYVFTDNHLLLTQFSLVWGIQGFFYDKYHHTDENITDIKEFIEEKKYVNKGDIVIHIFSTPLQARGRANTIKINAID; encoded by the coding sequence ATGATAATGAATAAAACAAAAATAATAGCAACCATAGGTCCGGCATCGCAATCGCCAGCGGTGTTGGAACAACTCATATTGGCCGGTGCCAATGTATTGCGAATTAATGCTTCGCATGGTAAGCGCGAAGATCAGAAGCAAATTATTGATGATTTGCGCAAACTGAATGACAAGCTGAAAACCAATGTGGCCATCCTCTTTGATTTGCAAGGCCCCAAAATCAGGATTGGTGAAATTGACAGTGCACACGCAGAACTAACTAATGGCCAAGAAGTTGCATTGACCACCAAAGAAAGCATTGGCAACAACAAGCGCATCTATGTAAAATATCCTTCTTTTATAAAAGACGTCAAAGCAGGGGATAGAATATTGATAGATGATGGAAATATTGAACTCAAGGTACTTAGCAATAACAATCTGGACGAAGTAAAAGCACTGGTGGTTGATGGGGGCATACTCTCAAGTAAAAAAGGATTAAATCTTCCTAACACAAAAATTTCGCTTCCATCATTAACCCCTAAGGATAAAGAAGATCTGGAATTTGCACTGGACAATGATGTAGAATGGATAGGCCTTTCCTTTATCAGAAGTGCGCGCGACTTAGAAGCATTAAAAAGTGTAATACGGTATAAGAATAAAACCAGCAAAACAATAGCCAAGATAGAAAAACCTGAAGCGGTTGCTGATATAGACCAGATAATAGCTGTAGCTGATGGTGTAATGGTAGCCCGTGGCGACCTTGGCGTTGAGATTCCGTTGGAAGAAGTGCCACTTATTCAAAAAATGATTGTGCAAAAGTGCATAGAAGCGGGCAAGCCAGTAATTATAGCAACCCAAATGATGGAAAGCATGATAAGCAATCAGCGCCCAACCCGGGCCGAGGTAAACGATGTGGGCAACAGTGTGATTGATGGAGCCGATGCGGTTATGCTTAGTGCCGAAACATCGGTAGGCAGAGACCCTGTAAATGTGGTGCAGCACATGCTACGTATTATTATGACTGTGCAGAAAAACGAAGGAATTTATTACCACAACCACGCCCCCAACCGGGAGTCGCGCACTTTTATTAGCGACAGCACTACCTATAATGCCTGTGTTATAGCACAACAATGCAATGCAAGCGCCATTGTAACCATGACCCACAGTGGCTATAGCGCGCAGCGCATAGCAGCCCAACGACCCAAAGCCAACATCTATGTGTTTACTGACAATCATTTGCTTCTTACCCAATTCAGCCTTGTGTGGGGCATACAGGGCTTCTTTTACGATAAATACCACCACACCGATGAAAACATTACAGACATAAAAGAATTTATCGAAGAAAAAAAATATGTAAACAAGGGGGATATAGTCATACACATTTTCAGCACTCCGTTGCAAGCGCGCGGCCGTGCCAACACCATAAAGATTAATGCTATTGATTAA
- the ppk1 gene encoding polyphosphate kinase 1: MSADVPIINRELSWLSFNERVLQEAQDKSVPLLERLRFLGIYSNNQDEFYRVRVAFYKRLERLDKTTLKKLHIPVDPTFLLDQIQEKVLELSEQFEETYTQILKELVLNSIFIINNKQLSKTQSSYIKQLFQTEISTHIAPVFLNSQNKFPHIKDRTAYLAVEIFSKAGKRSVYIIEIVTASHSRFIVLPPENKYVILLDDVIRHCLEDIFYHQDYEEINAYTFKITRDAELTIDNDLEKSIVKKISDSVKKRKTGRPTRLAYDDNMPNYILNMLMKGLQLMKSDNVLPGGIYHNFRDFIKFPNIGKAALRFHTNDPVRHAMMPLKSSIFNLISKRDVLLYYPYNTFNHVLEFIIEASLDINTKEIFITLYRVARNSKIVNALIHALKNGKKVTCIIEVTARFDEENNIKQAAQLIEEGANVIYGVPGYKVHSKLLLITRLEDKQLSRYAYISTGNFNEDTARIYSDYGLFTKNSKITSEIASQFGYYMDNIKRHSFQQLLVAPHSMRPKLEKFIKTEIEIAEKGMEAEIIIKANSITDESIIKQLYEASQKGVKIRLIVRGICSIQCKIPGISDNIEAMSLVGRYLEHARVYCFRNKGDPKVYISSADMMSRNLDNRSEVAIPILDEEIKKFIISNLEMQWQDKVKARSLNIATLNQYRLQTNQVGAKKLNYQEWQYQQLKFSTQA, encoded by the coding sequence ATGAGTGCTGATGTTCCAATTATAAACCGCGAATTAAGCTGGCTTTCTTTTAACGAGCGTGTGTTGCAGGAAGCACAAGATAAGAGTGTCCCATTGCTTGAGCGTCTTCGCTTTCTGGGAATTTACTCTAATAATCAGGACGAGTTTTATCGTGTACGTGTAGCCTTCTATAAACGCTTGGAGCGCCTCGATAAAACTACTTTAAAAAAATTGCACATACCTGTTGATCCAACTTTTTTGCTCGATCAAATTCAAGAAAAGGTACTTGAGTTAAGCGAGCAGTTTGAAGAAACCTATACCCAAATATTAAAAGAACTAGTGCTCAATAGCATTTTCATCATTAACAATAAGCAATTATCTAAAACACAATCAAGCTATATTAAGCAATTATTCCAGACTGAAATTAGCACGCACATTGCTCCTGTGTTTTTAAATTCGCAGAATAAATTTCCTCATATCAAAGACCGCACTGCTTACCTTGCGGTAGAAATTTTTTCGAAAGCCGGAAAACGTTCTGTTTATATTATTGAAATTGTTACCGCATCGCATTCCAGATTTATTGTATTGCCCCCCGAAAATAAATATGTTATCCTACTAGATGATGTTATCAGGCATTGCCTGGAAGATATCTTTTATCACCAGGATTACGAAGAAATTAACGCCTATACATTTAAGATTACACGTGATGCCGAGCTAACTATTGATAATGATTTGGAAAAAAGCATTGTCAAAAAAATTTCAGACAGTGTTAAGAAACGAAAAACAGGCAGGCCTACCCGCCTGGCGTATGATGACAATATGCCAAACTATATTCTGAACATGCTGATGAAGGGCTTGCAACTAATGAAAAGCGACAATGTGCTGCCGGGTGGCATTTATCATAATTTCAGAGACTTTATTAAGTTCCCGAATATTGGGAAGGCAGCATTACGTTTTCACACAAACGATCCTGTGCGACATGCCATGATGCCACTAAAATCGAGTATTTTTAACCTAATTTCGAAAAGGGATGTTTTACTTTATTATCCATATAACACCTTTAATCATGTACTCGAGTTTATAATTGAAGCATCGTTGGATATAAATACCAAAGAGATTTTTATCACCTTATATCGCGTTGCACGCAATAGCAAAATTGTAAATGCATTAATACACGCACTTAAGAATGGAAAAAAGGTGACATGCATTATTGAAGTTACAGCTCGTTTCGATGAGGAGAATAATATAAAGCAAGCAGCACAATTAATTGAAGAAGGAGCAAATGTAATCTATGGTGTTCCCGGGTATAAAGTGCACAGCAAACTGTTGCTTATTACACGGCTTGAGGATAAGCAGCTAAGCAGATACGCTTATATTAGTACCGGAAATTTTAACGAAGACACCGCTCGCATCTACAGCGACTATGGTCTGTTTACCAAAAATTCTAAAATAACATCTGAAATTGCATCACAGTTTGGTTATTACATGGACAATATCAAGCGTCATTCATTTCAACAGCTATTGGTTGCTCCTCATAGCATGCGCCCAAAGCTTGAAAAATTTATTAAAACCGAAATTGAAATTGCCGAAAAGGGAATGGAAGCAGAAATAATTATTAAAGCCAATAGCATTACTGACGAATCAATAATAAAGCAATTATACGAAGCATCACAAAAGGGTGTAAAAATCAGGCTAATCGTAAGAGGCATTTGCTCTATACAATGCAAAATACCGGGGATAAGTGATAACATAGAAGCCATGAGTCTGGTAGGCCGATATTTGGAACATGCCCGCGTGTACTGTTTTAGAAATAAGGGCGACCCTAAAGTGTACATTTCATCGGCCGACATGATGTCGCGAAATTTAGATAACCGCTCCGAGGTAGCAATTCCAATACTTGATGAAGAAATTAAAAAATTTATTATTTCGAATTTAGAAATGCAATGGCAGGATAAGGTAAAGGCAAGGTCGCTAAATATTGCTACATTAAATCAATATCGTCTGCAAACAAACCAAGTCGGTGCTAAAAAGTTGAACTATCAGGAATGGCAGTATCAGCAATTAAAATTTTCTACACAGGCTTAA
- the infB gene encoding translation initiation factor IF-2 — MGNVPPKKLDDKGLKKKRKRTGREASSSDTTFDKYRNSDQRPAGTGTGPTGGTGPRPPFNKPHPGGGAKGRFDKNRKPETEKKEITSQEISEQLKRVQQAMRGKQSGADKRRREEKERVRAQQSEEVVIDKKIQVTEFVSADNLAKMMDVSVTKIISACMSLGMFVSINQRLDAETITVVAGEFGYEVEFVSAEVQEAIKEKEDSAEDLISRAPIVTVMGHVDHGKTSLLDHVRSANVIAGEAGGITQHIGAYEVTLESGKKICFLDTPGHEAFTAMRARGAKVTDVAIIVIAADDSVMPQTIEAINHASAAGVPIVFAINKIDKPGANSTKIYEQLSAMNYLVEEWGGKFQSQEISAKKGLNIEKLLDKVLLEAEMLELKANPNRNAKGTVIEATLDKGRGYVATMLVQTGTMQIGDVVLAGCHSGRIKAMYDERGHRLKSAGPSTPVMLLGLSGAPQAGDQFNVMDDEREAREIANRRAQLQREQGIRSHKHITLDEIGRRLAIGNFKELNLIVKGDVDGSVEALSDSLLKLSTGEIQVNVIHKSVGQISESDVLLASASEAIIVGFQVRPSPAARKLAETEEIDIRLYSVIYDAINEVKAAMEGLLAPEYEEKIICNIEIRETFKIPKVGTIAGCMVLDGKITRNTKVRIIRDGIVVFTGELASLKRFKDDVKEVSSGYECGLNIANFNDIKVGDIVEGYESVAVKRTL; from the coding sequence ATTGGCAACGTTCCTCCCAAAAAATTAGATGACAAAGGATTAAAGAAAAAAAGAAAACGTACCGGTCGCGAAGCTTCGTCCAGCGATACTACGTTTGACAAATACCGCAATAGCGACCAAAGGCCTGCTGGCACAGGAACCGGCCCTACAGGCGGAACCGGCCCAAGACCTCCATTTAATAAGCCACATCCAGGTGGGGGTGCCAAAGGAAGATTTGATAAAAATCGTAAGCCAGAAACTGAGAAGAAAGAAATTACCTCGCAAGAAATTTCGGAACAGCTAAAGCGCGTGCAACAAGCCATGCGTGGCAAGCAAAGTGGTGCCGACAAACGCAGACGTGAAGAAAAAGAACGCGTAAGGGCACAACAATCGGAAGAGGTTGTTATAGACAAGAAAATTCAGGTAACCGAATTTGTAAGTGCCGATAACCTTGCAAAAATGATGGATGTTTCTGTTACCAAAATTATTTCTGCGTGTATGAGCCTTGGTATGTTTGTGTCTATTAACCAACGCCTCGATGCCGAAACTATTACCGTAGTTGCCGGAGAGTTTGGCTATGAAGTAGAATTTGTTTCTGCCGAAGTTCAGGAAGCCATTAAAGAAAAAGAAGATTCTGCTGAAGATTTAATATCACGCGCACCTATAGTAACCGTTATGGGACACGTAGATCATGGTAAAACAAGTTTACTTGACCACGTGCGAAGTGCCAATGTTATAGCAGGTGAAGCAGGAGGAATTACACAGCACATAGGAGCATATGAAGTAACATTAGAGAGCGGCAAGAAAATTTGTTTTCTTGATACTCCCGGCCACGAAGCTTTTACAGCCATGCGTGCACGTGGAGCAAAAGTAACCGATGTGGCAATTATTGTAATCGCAGCTGATGATAGTGTAATGCCTCAAACCATAGAAGCCATTAACCATGCCTCTGCTGCAGGTGTTCCCATTGTATTTGCCATCAATAAGATTGATAAGCCCGGAGCTAATTCAACCAAGATATACGAACAACTATCTGCCATGAATTACCTTGTTGAAGAATGGGGAGGCAAATTTCAAAGCCAGGAAATTTCGGCAAAGAAAGGCTTGAATATAGAAAAGCTGTTGGATAAGGTATTGCTTGAAGCGGAGATGCTTGAATTAAAAGCAAATCCAAATCGTAATGCAAAAGGAACCGTAATTGAAGCAACTCTTGACAAAGGACGCGGATATGTTGCGACCATGTTAGTACAAACCGGCACCATGCAAATTGGTGATGTAGTATTAGCAGGATGTCACAGTGGTCGTATAAAAGCGATGTATGACGAACGTGGGCATCGTTTAAAAAGTGCAGGCCCATCTACTCCGGTAATGTTGCTTGGTCTTAGTGGTGCGCCACAAGCAGGCGATCAATTTAACGTCATGGATGATGAACGCGAAGCACGTGAAATTGCCAATCGCAGAGCACAATTACAACGCGAACAAGGTATTCGTTCTCATAAACATATTACTCTTGACGAAATTGGAAGACGTCTTGCAATAGGTAACTTTAAAGAATTAAATCTGATTGTTAAAGGAGATGTGGATGGATCGGTAGAAGCTCTAAGCGATTCGTTATTGAAACTAAGCACCGGAGAGATTCAGGTAAATGTGATACATAAGTCAGTAGGACAAATCTCCGAATCAGATGTATTACTAGCCTCCGCATCCGAAGCAATTATTGTTGGTTTCCAGGTACGCCCAAGTCCGGCCGCGCGCAAGCTTGCCGAAACGGAAGAAATAGACATTCGCTTATACAGCGTTATTTATGATGCCATCAATGAAGTAAAAGCCGCTATGGAAGGCTTATTGGCACCTGAATACGAAGAAAAGATTATCTGCAATATTGAAATTCGCGAAACATTTAAGATTCCGAAAGTTGGAACCATTGCAGGATGTATGGTACTTGATGGAAAAATAACGCGAAATACTAAAGTCAGAATAATTCGCGATGGTATTGTAGTATTTACAGGCGAACTGGCATCGCTTAAGCGTTTCAAAGATGATGTTAAGGAAGTTTCATCAGGCTATGAATGCGGTTTAAATATTGCGAACTTTAACGATATCAAAGTTGGTGACATTGTAGAAGGTTATGAAAGTGTTGCAGTAAAACGCACCTTGTAA
- a CDS encoding 1-acyl-sn-glycerol-3-phosphate acyltransferase yields MQIVKIIFGNLWRWWFFLVGICLFLLWYPVLYILLSNPKYFHIGFRLMRFNANLLFVLSGIRKKISFTVPLDKKKTYVFCINHSSYLDIATSYVAINHYFHIMGKAELTAIPLFNIFFKKMNIPVNRNSMKESHGSYKRANHDLQKNISIVIFPEGTIPVHTPELGNFKNGAFRLALENKVDIVPVIFLDNHQLMPDNRTMRKFGGRPGLCRIHFEAPVSSSHLQNSDVSQLRQHTFNAINKHLTHK; encoded by the coding sequence ATGCAGATTGTAAAAATTATTTTTGGTAACCTTTGGCGTTGGTGGTTTTTTCTGGTTGGAATATGCCTCTTTTTACTGTGGTATCCGGTGTTGTATATTTTGTTAAGCAATCCAAAATACTTTCACATTGGCTTTAGGCTCATGCGTTTCAATGCTAACTTGCTATTTGTGCTGTCGGGCATTCGAAAAAAAATTTCGTTTACGGTGCCATTAGATAAGAAAAAAACTTATGTGTTTTGCATCAATCATTCATCCTATCTTGATATTGCAACAAGCTACGTGGCTATCAATCATTACTTCCACATCATGGGCAAGGCAGAATTAACTGCCATTCCGCTTTTCAATATTTTTTTTAAAAAGATGAATATCCCTGTAAACCGAAACAGCATGAAAGAGTCGCATGGCTCATACAAGCGCGCCAATCACGATCTGCAAAAAAATATTTCAATTGTCATCTTTCCCGAAGGCACCATTCCGGTTCATACACCTGAGTTGGGTAATTTTAAGAACGGAGCTTTTCGCCTCGCGCTTGAAAACAAGGTAGATATTGTTCCGGTAATATTTTTAGATAATCATCAACTAATGCCTGACAACCGCACCATGCGCAAGTTTGGCGGCAGGCCGGGCCTTTGCCGCATACACTTTGAAGCGCCTGTGAGCTCCTCCCATTTGCAAAACAGCGATGTAAGCCAATTGCGTCAGCACACATTTAATGCAATTAATAAACACCTTACCCATAAGTAA
- a CDS encoding IPExxxVDY family protein: MAKKDTLTRKQAYNKEEYNFTLLGINTPMRDYRLCHEINRVLDISLEKVDDHCISFGLKMAPVGFSKYVFTDTSNFQTILIQNKSNEHRLIPEMQLADYFMIFLPYYPGNIEPLHKSLFSIKNVQMVFDIVALKLQHRDNLLF; the protein is encoded by the coding sequence ATGGCAAAGAAAGATACGCTTACCCGTAAGCAAGCATATAACAAAGAAGAGTATAATTTTACATTGCTCGGCATCAATACACCTATGCGCGACTATCGCTTATGTCATGAGATAAACCGCGTACTCGATATAAGCCTCGAAAAAGTGGATGATCATTGCATTAGCTTTGGCCTCAAAATGGCTCCGGTTGGTTTTAGTAAATATGTTTTTACAGATACTTCCAATTTTCAAACCATACTGATACAAAACAAAAGCAACGAACACCGCCTTATTCCCGAAATGCAACTGGCAGATTACTTTATGATTTTTTTGCCTTACTACCCGGGCAATATTGAACCCTTGCATAAGAGTTTGTTTTCGATAAAAAATGTACAAATGGTTTTTGATATCGTTGCCTTAAAACTTCAACACCGCGATAATTTACTATTTTAA